In Myxococcus stipitatus, the genomic window CGCGTCGTCGAGCGCGACGGGCGCCGCGTGGCCTACCAGCAGCTCTATTCCTGCGCGGGCCCCGAGCACCAGGAGAAGCTCGAGGAAGGTCTCCAGGGTGACTTCGCCCAGGCGGACGCGCTCGTCATCGACTTCCGGGACGGCTGGGGCGGCTGCAATCCCCAGTTCCTCAACCTCTTCGACCGCGCCGTGCCTGTCTTCACCGGCATCCGCCGTGACGGCTCGCGCAACACCTGGACGCCCACCTGGCGCAAGCCCGTGGTGCTGCTCGTCAACGGCAACTCCCGCAGCGGCAAGGAGCTGGTCGCCCACGCCATGAAGCGCCACGGCCTGGCCACCCTCGTCGGAGAGCGCACCGCGGGCGCCGTGCTCGCGGGCACTCCGCTGCGGCTGTCCAATGGCGATCTGCTCTACCTCGCCGTCGAGGACATCGAGGTGGACGGCGCGCGGCTGGAGGGGAGGGGCGTCCCGGTGGACGTGGAGGTCGTGGACACGCTGCCGTTCGCCGCGGGGAAGGACGCGCAGCTCGACAAGGCCCTGGAGGTCGCCGCGAAGGCCGCCGCCGCGCCGTGAGTCCTCAGGCGCGCGAGGACCACCACAGCCAGCCCAGGCCCGCGACCAGCGTCCCCAGCATGCCCAGGATGCCCCACGTCAGGATGGAGCACCCGGGGGATGCGCTGGAGACGACGGGCAGCTTCCGCGTCTTCAGCTCCTCCACCAGCTCCGTCAGCTTCTGGGTGTCGTACGCGAGCGGTTCGCCCTGGCGGAGCTTCCGGCCCAGCTCCGTCAGCTCCCGCTCCGAGTAGAACCGCTCCGACAGGAGCAGGCTGCGTGCCTGGAGCATCCGGTCCGTTCCGGCGCGCGCGGGGTCCAGCCCACAACCCTCGCACGGCGTGAACGCCCCCTCCTTCGTTTCGCCGCATCCGACGCAGACGGCAAAGTTCATGGAGGGCATCCTAGCGCGACACCCCGGGTGGGCTTCCACGGCCTCCCGGTGAGTTCACGCCAGGGTGACGCCGTGGCCGGGCGCGTCCGGGTCGAGGTCCAGTTTTGCACCCGAATAACGGATGCCACCCTGAAACGGATGGCGCGCGATGAACAGCGGCGTGTCCAGGTCCGCGTAGGTGAAGCCGCCCAGCCCCGCGGCCAGGTGCGCCGACGCGCTCATCGCCAGCACGCTCTCCACCATGCCGCCCACCATCAGCTCCAGGCCCGCCGCGCGCGCCAGGCTCCACATGGTCAGCGCCTCCACGACGCCGCACTTCATCGTCTTGATGTTGATGCCGTGCGCGGCCTGCTCGCGGATGAGCCGCAGCACGTCCCTGGCCGAGCGCGCCGACTCGTCGGCGCACACGCGCACGCGCGAGCGGCGCGACACCTCCGCCAGGCCCGCGAAGTCGGAGGCGGGCACCGGCTGCTCCAGCAGCGCCAGCGGCACGCCCGCGCGCTCCAGCTCCTTCAGGAAGGCCAGCGCCTCCGCCACGTCGTAGCCGCCGTTGGCGTCCGCGAAGAGGCGCGCCTGGGGCGCCACCTGGTGGATGGCCACCATCCGCGCGGCGTCCTCGTCCGGCGCCAGGGCCCCCACCTTCACCTTCAACGTGGAGATGCCGCGCCCCAGGATGGCGCGCGCGGACTGCGCCGCGTGCGTCACGTCGCCCGCCGTCACCGTCATGTCGATGTCCAGCGTCGTCCCCGCGCCGCCGAACAACACGGAGAGCGGCACGCGGTGGTGCCGCGCCAGCGCGTCCAGCATCGCCATCTCCACGCCCGCCCTGGCCGCCGGCGCCAGGGGCAGCACGTCCCCGAGCCACTCCGACAGCGGCCGCCACGCGCGCACGTCCTTCCCCGGGAGCGTGGCGCGCAGGGGCTCCAGCGCCGCCAGCGTGCTCGCCTGCGTCTCGCCGCTCACCGCCGGGAAGGGCGCGGCCTCCCCCAGCCCCACCGTGCCGTCCGCCAACGTCAGCGTCACCAGCACGTTCTGCGCGACGTGCTGCGCGCCCGTGGCGATGGCGAAGGGCTCCGTCAACGGCAGGTCCAGCGCGGAGAAGCTCACGGCGGTGATGAGGGTGGGCGTCATGTCGGAGGTCGCATCCTGGCGCATCGTGCAATCGAGCGCGAGAATGACGGGAATGGCCGGTTCCTCGAGGCGACGTCACTTCGTGCGTTTCGATGCGGGCCGAGCCTGACCGAATCGAGGCCATCGATTGTAACCGATGGTTGGATTGTTGGATTGCCACGCCCGGATGAGTTCGATTTCCATCCGGCTGGTCTCCTGGTCAGTGGCGGTTGCGGACTCCCAGAGAATTTCGCGTCGGATGGTGAAGTCCCGTCGGGCCGCCTCATCGAAGTCGAGCGCGATGTAGCGGCTGTCGGCACTACCGAAGTAGTTGATGCTGTTCGTGAGGTCCTTGCCTATGTAGATCTTCCCGTTGGGATAAGTGACCTTGAAGACGACCTTCTTCATTGCGTCCTCCGCCTATTGTCGTCCTGGTTCGGAACGACTCTGGTCGCACTGGCCTCCGTGAGCCAGTTGGCCTGTGTCCGTTGTCCTTCCCACACCCCTGGAGCGCGCAGCATGTCGGCAGCCTCGCCACTCGCCAGTCCGGAGCCCTGGAACCTCGTCGCGCCCGAGTACGTGCGCGAGCTGATGCCCGTGTTCGAGACCTTCGCCCGGGAGGCGCTCTCGCGCGCGGCGGTGGGCGAGGGCTCGCGCGTGCTCGACGTGGCGTCGGGCCCCGGCACGCTGTCGCTGCTGGCGGCGCGGGCGGGCGCGCGCGTGACGGCCGTGGACTTCGCGGCCCGCATGATTGCCGCGCTCCAGGAGCGCACCGCGAGCGAGGGGCTCGCCATCGAGGCGCTCACCGGCGACGGCATGGCCCTGCCCTGGAGGGAGCGGCCGTTCGACGCGGCGTTCTCGCTGTTCGGGCTGATGTTCTTCCCGGACCGGCTAAGGGGTTTCCGCGAGCTGCACCGCTCGCTCGTCCCGGGCGGGCGGGCCGCCGTGTCGAGTTGGATGCCCATGGAGCGCTCACCGGCGATGAACAGCGTATACAAGTGCTTCGCCGAGCTGATGGACGGCGGCGGGGCGCCGCGCGACGGGATGATGCCGTTGTCGGACCCCGCGACGTGCCAGCGCGAGATGAGCGAGGCGGGCTTCGTGGACGTCCAGGTCCACGAGGTGAGCGCGCGGGTGGACTACGCCTCGACGGAGGCCATGGTGGACGCGATGGTGCGCTCCAGCGCTCCCGTCGTGCTCGCTCGCGCCGCGCTCGGCGAGCGGTGGCCCGGCCTCCAGCGGACGCTCGTGGAGAAGGTCAGCGCCGAGCTGGGCCCGGGCCCGCAGGTCTTCCTCTTCAATGCCTACCTCACGGTGGGGGCGCGCCGCTGAGCACGCGCGCGCACGTGACTCGAGGGATTTCCTGACGCGCGTCCTCGCGAGGGTCCCCCGATACCTCACGGAGGATGTCGGCGGATGCGCACCCGAGATCCTCGCTTGTGCCTGTTGTCCTTTCATGGCGACATGCGGGGACTCCGGACGTTTCCGAGATTTGTGGTTCCCCCAGGGGGCTTGGAGGAAATGCCTCCGGGCCATGCATCCGCCCGGAGTGTGCGTGACATGTCGGCGACGGACTCCAGACAGCCGAGGGCGGGCGCGGACACGCTGTTGGCGGCGCTGGAGGAGGCCGAGCGGCACGACTCCGAGGGCTGCATGGTGTTGCTCGCCGTGCGCGACGACGCTGGAGCCATCGTCGACTTCGAGTGGTTGTGGGCCAACCCCGCCGCGGCGCAGGCGTTGCGGCTGGGACCGGAGCCGCTGAAGGGGCGCAGGTTGGGCGAGCTGCCCTCGGGGCTGGGCGGTCGGCTGGCGGTGCTGCGGCACGTGGTGGAGTCGGGGCGTCCGGCCGCGGACAGCTTCCCGGAAGGGGACGCGGTGCTGCATGGCACGGCGGTGCCGCTGCGCGACGGGGTGCTCCTGCGCCTGCGCGACGTGACCAGCGCGCTGCGCGTGGAGGAGGGCCTGCGCGACACGCTGGACTGGGTGCGCGACGTGCTGGAGAGCACGCCCGAGGCGTTCTTCACGGTGGACGCCGAGTGGCGCATCACCTACGTCAACCGGCAGGCGGCCGAAATCACCGGGCGCTCGCAGGAGCAGGTGTTCCGCCGCGTGCTGTGGCAGGCGTGCCCGGAGCTGGTGGGCACGGTGTTCGAGCGCGAGCTGCGCCGCGTGGCCGAGCAGAGCTCCTCCGCCGTCTTCGAGGTGCGCTCGTCCCAGGAGCGCTGGCACGAGGTGCACGCGTGGTGCTCCGGACAGAACCTGTCTGTCTTTTCCCGTGACATCACCGGGAAGAAGCGCGCCGAGGCCGAGCGCGACGCGCTGCTCACCCGCGAGCACTCCGGCCGTCTGGAGGCGGAGGCCCTGGTGCGCGAGCGCACGCAGGAGCTGGTCGACGCGCGCGAGCGCCTGGTGCAGTCGGAGAAGCTGGCCATGGCGGGGCAGCTCGCCGAGGGCGTGGGCCACGAAATCAACAACCCCCTCTCGTACGTCAGCGGCAACCTCCAGTTCGCGCTGGAGCAGCTGGAGCAGCTGGACGGGGGCGGGATGAAGGGCACGCCGCTGGGCGAGGCGTTGGAGGCGCTGCGTGAGGCGCGCGAGGGCGCCGAGCGCATCCGCGTCATCGTCCGCGACCTGCAGACGTTCGCCCGCGCGGACGAGCCCCGCCTGTCGCCGGTGGACGTGCACGCGGCGCTGGAGTTCGGCCTGTCCATGGCGATGCCGCACCTGCGCTACCGCGCGGAGGTGGTGCGGCGCTACGCGACGGTGCCCACCGTCATGGCGCACGAGGCGCGGCTGGGGCAGGTGTTCCTGCACCTGCTGGTCAACGCGGCGCTGGCGATTCCGGAAGGGGACTTCACGCACCACCGCGTCACGCTCACCACGCGGGCGGACGGGCCGTGGGTGGTGGTGGAGGTGGAGGACACGGGCCACGGGATGACGCCGGAGGTCCAGGCGCGCGCCTTCGAGCCCTTCTTCACCACGCGGCCCATCGGCTCGGGCAGCGGGCTGGGGTTGTCGACGAGCCTGGGCATGGTGCGCAGCATGCGCGGCGAGCTGACCGTCACCAGTACGCCCGGGGCGGGGAGCACCTTCCGGGTGCGGCTCCCCGTCGCGGCGGCGGCGAGCATCCAGGACGCCTCGCGCGCGTCGCATGAGGTGCCGGTGCGCAAGCGGGTGCTGGTGGTGGACGACGAGCCGCAGCTGGCGTCGCTGCTGCATCGGCTGTTGGGACGGCACCACGAGGTGGTGGTGGTGCACAGCGGGCGCGAGGCACTGGAGTTGCTGGTGCGCGACGACGACTTCGACCGCGTCTTCTGCGACCTGATGATGGCGGACGTGACGGGGATGGACCTGCACGCGGCGCTGATGGCGCGGCGGCCGCACCTCCTGTCGCGCTTCGTCTTCATGACGGGGGGCGCGTTCACGGAGCGGGCGCGGAGCTTCCTCCAGTCCGTGCCGCTGCCGCGCATCGAGAAGCCGTTCGACCCCGGGACGCTGCGGGCGCTGGTGGAGGGGGCGCCGCCACGCGTGGATGCCGTCGAGGCACCGGCGCGCGTGGCGGGCGGGAGTTGACTACAGCTTCACTTCCTCGCGGTCCGGGTGGGTGATGTAGCCCGTCCCGGCGGCGACCAGCTTCTCCATCAGCTTGTCCATGCCGTTGGATCGCGCGAAGGCCATCTCGTTCTTGGTGACGCCGACCAGGGTGAGCAGCTGCACCTTGCCGCTGGGCAGCGAGAAGTGGTCGGGGCGCGAAGGGTCACGCACGAAGGCGAAGCCGCTGAGCTTGGAGTCGCCGCCGTCGAGCGTGCCCTCCACCGGGTAGCGGTGGTTGAGGGCGAAGGCGCGCATGCACACGAGGTTGTAGGCCATCATGTCCAGCAGCCGGAACACGGGCCACTTGGCCTCCTCCGGCGTGTGGATGACCATCTCGTAGCCGATGCCGCTGGGGGCGTCGTCGGGGAACTCCTCTCCGGGGGCGACGGTGAAGGGGTTGGACAGCCCGCTGGTCACATAGGTCCAGTAGGGGTAGTCCGCGCTGGGTGGGGCGACACGTACGCCCATGGGACCCCAGTTGGGGTCCGCTTCCTCGACCTGCGCGATGTCGCTCTCGATCCACGCCTGGATGGCGTCGGTCTGGTCTAGCGTGAAGACGCCTTCGTCGATGGCGCCGAACATCTTGGGGTACTCGACTTCATCGCGGTCCGCCCAGCAGTCCTCGTACCACTGGATGAAGTCCTCGTCCGTCTCCGGGGCTTTCATGACGGCTCCACTCTAGAGGGTCGCCCCGGTTTCACAACATTCCGAAGCGAGGGCCCTCGCGCCTGTCCGGTGGGGGACGGGGCCCTGTCCGCCAGGGGAGCCGCCAGGCGGCGGAAAGTGGGGGCCCCAGGGGTGTCACGGAGAGCCTGGGGGCGGCAGGCGTCCGAGTACGACGGCCTCCAGGTGGTCCCAGGCGTCGAGCAGGTTCCAGGCGCCCTTCTCGCCCGCGCCCACGGTGGCGCAGAGGGTCAGCGCGCGCTCCAGGTTGGGTTCGGAGGGGGAGGAGAGGGCGAGGGCCGCGGCTCGCGCGAGGAGGCGCCCGCGACCCGCGGGTGTGGCGAGGTCGATGGCGCGCTCGGCCCAGGCCTCGGCGCGGAGGTGGCGGAGGAGGTGCCGGGAGCCCGTGTTCCCCGAGAGCAGGGTCTCCCGGGCGGCGTGGAGCGCCTCGCCTTCGTGGATATGTCGGGTGGCGTGTCCGAGCGCCTGGCCGATGAGGGTTCGCCGGGCGGGCTCATCGAGTCGGGCGGCGAGCTGGGCGGGGCCGGGGTAGTCCCAGGGCCAGGCGGAGCCTCGGGCGATGCGGTCGAAGGGGATGCCGGGGCGGCCCTTGCTGCGGTCCTTGTGTACGCCGGCGAGGACGCGCTGGAGCAGCGCGGAATCTTGCGTGCCGCTGGTGATGTAGCGCCAGTTCCTGTCGAGGGACTCCCAGCGGAGCTTGCCTTGGGCCACGCGCGCCTCGGCCATGGAGAGCATGGCGCGTTGGTCCGCGGCGAACGCTTCGTCCTCGGAGCGTGAGGGCGCGTGGCGCTTCTCCAGCGCCAGCGCGATGACCTCGCGGCTCACGCCCTGGCGGTGCGCATCGAGCGCGGTCAGCCTGGCGGCGAGCCAGGCGTGGATGTCGGGAGACGCGGAGGGCAGGGGTTCGGTGGGGCCGACGGGGTCGGTGCAGACGAGGTCCTGGGAGTACGCGCCGACGCCGTACGCGCCGAAGCGATGGTCGAGCACCCAGGCGTCGTCGACGTCTCCGCGCTCCGTGGCGAACAGCATCCACTGTGAGGCGAGCGTCACGCCGTTGAGTTCGGCCTGTTCGAGGTGTCGGTCGTAATCATCGAGCCGGTGCGGGTGGCTGATGAGGTGCACGCCCGGCACGGTGTCGCCGTTGTCGAGCTCCATGGGGGCGACCCATACGAGGCCGCGCGTGACGAGCAGCTCGCGCA contains:
- a CDS encoding dipeptide epimerase — protein: MTPTLITAVSFSALDLPLTEPFAIATGAQHVAQNVLVTLTLADGTVGLGEAAPFPAVSGETQASTLAALEPLRATLPGKDVRAWRPLSEWLGDVLPLAPAARAGVEMAMLDALARHHRVPLSVLFGGAGTTLDIDMTVTAGDVTHAAQSARAILGRGISTLKVKVGALAPDEDAARMVAIHQVAPQARLFADANGGYDVAEALAFLKELERAGVPLALLEQPVPASDFAGLAEVSRRSRVRVCADESARSARDVLRLIREQAAHGINIKTMKCGVVEALTMWSLARAAGLELMVGGMVESVLAMSASAHLAAGLGGFTYADLDTPLFIARHPFQGGIRYSGAKLDLDPDAPGHGVTLA
- a CDS encoding class I SAM-dependent methyltransferase is translated as MSAASPLASPEPWNLVAPEYVRELMPVFETFAREALSRAAVGEGSRVLDVASGPGTLSLLAARAGARVTAVDFAARMIAALQERTASEGLAIEALTGDGMALPWRERPFDAAFSLFGLMFFPDRLRGFRELHRSLVPGGRAAVSSWMPMERSPAMNSVYKCFAELMDGGGAPRDGMMPLSDPATCQREMSEAGFVDVQVHEVSARVDYASTEAMVDAMVRSSAPVVLARAALGERWPGLQRTLVEKVSAELGPGPQVFLFNAYLTVGARR
- a CDS encoding ATP-binding protein produces the protein MSATDSRQPRAGADTLLAALEEAERHDSEGCMVLLAVRDDAGAIVDFEWLWANPAAAQALRLGPEPLKGRRLGELPSGLGGRLAVLRHVVESGRPAADSFPEGDAVLHGTAVPLRDGVLLRLRDVTSALRVEEGLRDTLDWVRDVLESTPEAFFTVDAEWRITYVNRQAAEITGRSQEQVFRRVLWQACPELVGTVFERELRRVAEQSSSAVFEVRSSQERWHEVHAWCSGQNLSVFSRDITGKKRAEAERDALLTREHSGRLEAEALVRERTQELVDARERLVQSEKLAMAGQLAEGVGHEINNPLSYVSGNLQFALEQLEQLDGGGMKGTPLGEALEALREAREGAERIRVIVRDLQTFARADEPRLSPVDVHAALEFGLSMAMPHLRYRAEVVRRYATVPTVMAHEARLGQVFLHLLVNAALAIPEGDFTHHRVTLTTRADGPWVVVEVEDTGHGMTPEVQARAFEPFFTTRPIGSGSGLGLSTSLGMVRSMRGELTVTSTPGAGSTFRVRLPVAAAASIQDASRASHEVPVRKRVLVVDDEPQLASLLHRLLGRHHEVVVVHSGREALELLVRDDDFDRVFCDLMMADVTGMDLHAALMARRPHLLSRFVFMTGGAFTERARSFLQSVPLPRIEKPFDPGTLRALVEGAPPRVDAVEAPARVAGGS
- a CDS encoding suppressor of fused domain protein yields the protein MKAPETDEDFIQWYEDCWADRDEVEYPKMFGAIDEGVFTLDQTDAIQAWIESDIAQVEEADPNWGPMGVRVAPPSADYPYWTYVTSGLSNPFTVAPGEEFPDDAPSGIGYEMVIHTPEEAKWPVFRLLDMMAYNLVCMRAFALNHRYPVEGTLDGGDSKLSGFAFVRDPSRPDHFSLPSGKVQLLTLVGVTKNEMAFARSNGMDKLMEKLVAAGTGYITHPDREEVKL